Part of the Gavia stellata isolate bGavSte3 chromosome 28, bGavSte3.hap2, whole genome shotgun sequence genome, TGTATTCAGTTTAAGTATTAGAAGGCTGACTTCTGGCCTTCCTAATGTAAAAGAACATCAGGTGGAGTTTTCCCTCCCCCTTACGACAATCATACCTCTATACCTGTACTGAATACGTGCCACAAGATGCATGTTTTGTGTCCTGTCTTTCTGCTCAAAGTATTAGTGGAGTAGGACACATCCTGCCTAGCACTTGGCTGTCATTGTAGTAATTTCTAGGTGCCATATGTGTACATAATATTTTATAACTATCTGAATACTCTGTTAGTATGCTGggtttgtatgtatttttaataagacTTTCTCTTGCACATAGTAGGATACCACtccagaaatgaagaaaacatgcCAACTTTTTAGCATGCGTTATAACTCTGCCAAGCATTCTGCTATACTATTTCAATATAGTTTTTCTCCATTACAGTAAATGTTAAAATCGGAACTGTTGGCTCAACTGGTGTGTCACAGAATAGACTGATTGCTACTGACAAACTGAGTCACAAAGAATTGCAACTTTTTAGGTTATTTTTAACACAACCTTGTAAGAGTATGTTGTAACATTCAACGTGCTTCAAAAAGCAAGCTTAAAATAAGTGGTTTATGGCTTAGATTTATTTTCAGCTATGTCCACGTTATGTTAGGGTATGAATCATAGCTCTAATTTGACAGTCCTGAGTGGAAGACTGATAAAACAGGTGCTCCTGAGGATCTAATCCTGTTACTAATATGAATGTAAAGTGTGGAACTAACAAGATGTTTGAAGACCATTAATAGTCAGATACTCCTCATAGGTCCATGTCACTGTGGATCACGGCAGCTGTACACTCCTGTCGATACTAATGTAGACTTCAACAGCttgcctggggaagcagcactCCTGTACTTACTTCCAGTAAGGTAAAGTAGTATGTGTGTATAGGCTGTTTGAAACAAATCCTACTGTAATGTTCTTTACCTTAAATACACTGTACTAAAGTTTATTGTAATAAgtgaattaatgaaaataaaccttttATTTCTCTAGCGTTCTGTtgtaccttttattttttttaagttgctaTGTAGGCTGTGGCTGATTCATGGTACGGCACTACAAAATGCGTGTAAGTTTTAAATACTCTTTTGGCCTGtatgaatttgtttttattttaaagaagtgaaTACATTCACTTGCTGCTCAGAAATCTTTATTAGCTGAGTGGAGCTGTTTTACACAGGCAGGCTACTTGTTGAAGAAATGAACCTGACTTCCTTTGAAGAGTTGTCCACGTAGCAGTCTCGTCTGGCAACGTACTCCCTGACGTTAGATAGACCTGGCACCACACAGCAGCTCAGAGCACTACGGTATATGCCCATGTCGTGAACATCGTACCACTCATTGGTGTTTTCATCGTAACACTCGACATTGAAAGTAGTAGTAAAACCGTTAAAGCCACCAACCACAAACAAAAGATCATCCACCACTTCAATGCCGAAGTTGCTGCGAGGATTAAACATGGTGGGGATTGTGCGCCATGTGTTGGCAATGGGGTTGTAAGCTTCCACGCTCCGAAGGCGGTTGACTCCATCAAATCCTCCTACCTGTGAATGCCAGAGGTTCAGAGTTGAAATAGGCCTTTCCTCGCCTGCCAGGTCAGGCAAATCATTTCGCGCGCAACTAAGATGTCAAACCATCCTGCCTCACTGACTTCAGTTTGAGCATTGCTGAGCGCGTGTGATCTCAAAACACAGTGCTTGCTTACTGCAGACTGCTCCCTTGTTCTTTCTGGAGCTTCCAAAAGTTATTTTGTGCTATTTTGTCAGATTTTACATTTCTAGAGAGTTTAAATGCAGTACGTGGATAGGATAAACAGGACCGAGCAAGTGTTCTGGGCTGCTAAAGCTgttagcagcagcagaaagtaatttctttgctgcagctgcttaAAAACTCCACACATTTTTCGTAATGAAGAGTGTGCAGGTGATAATATTCTCAGGAGGCGTATCAACTCTTCTGGCTCTGACTTTCTTCCCTAAATCTCACTTATAACCAAATGACCAGCCTGAAAAATCTAGGAAATGCAGATTAGCAAAAATAAGTACTACAAGTGCTGGGTGGTGTTACGGCAGAGGTACTGCTCCTCCCTTACCGCATACACTTCGTTGCCGTATGCGATCACACCTACTccacttcttctgcttctcatggGGGCTATAAAGGTCCATTGATTTGTTGTGGCATCGTACACTTCAGCTGTGATCAAGCATTCATTCCCATTGAACCCACCGCATATATACACCTGtttacaggaggaaaaaaaggtgtgagCAGGGACTTAACACTCTTAGTGGGAGAACATGTGGAGGAGAAGATGAATGGTGTGGCTggattttggggggggttgtttgcttggttttgttttgtttttttaatgggaatgGTCATCCAGGGTTTGAAGTAATAAAAGTGCAGTGAGTTATTCAGGTCAGCAGGATTTAGACCCCTGATTCCCTGAACTGCATGAAGCAGATAGGCATGGTATGTGACCTGTGGCCAGGAAAACTGTCCGGCAGCAAGTGGGCTGTTGGTGGTACCAGCTCTGGAAGAGTTTCACCACTCCTGTCTGCACGTCTGCCACGCTGGTCAGGTGCTGCCCTGTAGAGAGCTTTGTATCTCTCGCTCCAGGATTTAATGAATAAGGTTTACGTGAACTGTCTTCCTCTTTATTTCAAATGATTCATCATGTTAAAGGGAGCATTTCTTACCTTTCCTGCTCCCACAGCTCCTCTTTTCTATCTAGATGACGAATTCGGAGTGGTAGCTGTGTTCATCAGGTACGTAGCCCAGGAAGAGGCTGAGCTCCATGAAAGTCCCTACCTCGATACATGCCACATGAAAGAACAGGCACTCGCTCACTGTGCAATGCTGCGCACTGATGTTTGTTTGGTTCCTTGTCCTGCGCGCCATACTTCAACCTTAACTGTTTTTTGTAATCTCACGGCCCGTTTACCTTTTCATGCAGCGTGGTCGCACTAGCATCGCTTCTCTGCTCGTGCATGGGGGCAATCAGTGTCCACTGGTTCGTCTCTGGCTCGTACCGTTCTGCTGTGCTGAGGCGCATGTATCCATCAAACCCTCCCATGGCGTAGATGAAGTTGTTGAGAATGGCGACGCTGACGTAGCAGCGCCGCGAGTGCATGGGTGCAACCTGCTGCCATGTTTTCTTAAGTGGGTCAAACCGCTTGACACTGTTGAAATAATCCACGCTGTCAAATCCTCCGACAACGTAGACAAAGCCTTTTAAATAAGCAGTGCCATGATAGGCAAGGGGGCTTTCTTGCTCACACGTGACGTTCACCCACTTGTCTGCACGGGTGTCGTATGTCTCAATGGCGTTGGTTGGGCTCCCCCCGCTCCAGCCACCGACAGCAAACAAGATGGCATAGGGCAGGCGAGGCCGACTGAGTGGGTTGGCGAAATCCGAGTAAGATGGGCCATGCATATTGAGGTTGTACATTTCTGTCAGTGCGTTTATGATGAGAACTTTGCAATCCTCATCGTCCTTCACATATTCGTGTGTTTTGACGTTGTTCATGAAGTATTCTGCTTGCATCAGTGCCAGTCGAACCTGAAAAACGCAAAAAGGGGGTTAGAATATTAATGCAGATGCTTTACACCCTGGTATCCTTCATGGATAGCTGTAATGCTGGATGGCTTTGCTTTCAGGTTACAGTGTTGTCTAAAGCTTATTAGAGAACTGGAGAATTAAACGTGTAGTTTTTAGCGAGTCCAGAAAGCGGTGTGCAAGGGTAAACCCTTCGATTTCATGGCAGGGAGACTGCCGCTGCTTTGGCATGGTGCCTTCCCGTGCGCAGACTGAAACTGCCCGAACGCCTGCTGCTATTTGCGTGGTATAGCTTGTCTAGGCAAGTGCTCATAAGCTTTGTGTTCGTAGAGATAACATCATCCCATGTGAACTTTGGCCCCTCCTGGCTGTGCGGAACAGTTAAACTGAAGCTCTAAACATGAGGAAATGTGCACGTAAAAGgtctgcccccaccccagcacaggaTCTTCGGCCCGTGCCCCAGCGTAGCAATAGCCCAACGGCCTGAAAGCTCACTTCGTTGCGAGCAGCGTTAGGAGGCTGCAATTTCCTCCCGTcttacaagaaaagcaaagcgGCTCTGGCTGAGCTGCCCCgtgcccagctctgcagagccgCCCGGGCCCAGACCGTGACAGCACCGACCTTGCCCAGCAAGACCGCGATGTGCTGCCTCCTGTTCTGCGGGTCGTGAGCAATCCATTTCAGAATAGCCTCGAACACGGCATCTTCTTGTTTCACGTTGAGCTCATCCTTCTCAATGATGTGCTTTAGCTCATGGACGGAGAGGTCTAGAAACTCTGTAGACACCTTAGTCATGTCCTCAAAGTGATGGAGGATGAACACATAGGCTGCTTCTCGCAGGTCGGGACAGTGGTAATAATCTGTGAGTCTGCAGATGCCGATGCAATTTTCCAAGCATAGCTGGGATTTTAAGAACTCGCAGCACAGCCTGATGATGCCCATGATGTTGAACTGGTCTGCCGCAGTTAGCAAACTTTCAACGTTGTCAGCCGTGACCGGTACTGTCCTGGTGTAGGCGTACTCGATAATGAGCCTCATCATTTCAGGTGAAGTGCCAGGGATTTTATATACTATCTTCTCCACGTTGTTCCAGCTGCTGGTAAACAAAGccctgaaaaaacaaagcagtgctgGGGGAGAAACCAGCTTTGCTGCGTTAAACCCTGACCCTGTTATCCCCTGTGCCTTCTTCCCCGGGCAGCAGTTTGGGCACTAGCAGTAGCCATGCTGGGAGGCCATGTAGTTTGTTAATTAATGTTTTACTAGCTGGGTGTTTTGAAAAGGCATCACAGCCTCTGGCTGTGGACAGAGAGCA contains:
- the KLHL10 gene encoding kelch-like protein 10 — protein: MERKMSAMACTIFNELRLEGKLCDVIISVDGIEFNAHKNILCSCSHYFRALFTSSWNNVEKIVYKIPGTSPEMMRLIIEYAYTRTVPVTADNVESLLTAADQFNIMGIIRLCCEFLKSQLCLENCIGICRLTDYYHCPDLREAAYVFILHHFEDMTKVSTEFLDLSVHELKHIIEKDELNVKQEDAVFEAILKWIAHDPQNRRQHIAVLLGKVRLALMQAEYFMNNVKTHEYVKDDEDCKVLIINALTEMYNLNMHGPSYSDFANPLSRPRLPYAILFAVGGWSGGSPTNAIETYDTRADKWVNVTCEQESPLAYHGTAYLKGFVYVVGGFDSVDYFNSVKRFDPLKKTWQQVAPMHSRRCYVSVAILNNFIYAMGGFDGYMRLSTAERYEPETNQWTLIAPMHEQRSDASATTLHEKVYICGGFNGNECLITAEVYDATTNQWTFIAPMRSRRSGVGVIAYGNEVYAVGGFDGVNRLRSVEAYNPIANTWRTIPTMFNPRSNFGIEVVDDLLFVVGGFNGFTTTFNVECYDENTNEWYDVHDMGIYRSALSCCVVPGLSNVREYVARRDCYVDNSSKEVRFISSTSSLPV